The following are encoded in a window of Onthophagus taurus isolate NC chromosome 3, IU_Otau_3.0, whole genome shotgun sequence genomic DNA:
- the LOC111424024 gene encoding putative leucine-rich repeat-containing protein DDB_G0290503 isoform X1: MNPGEKIDSDLEDLKISKTKKASNSGDQMILDEKQMRMVKMKETSSSRDILIGMLQGQLKKMEDLYKKSLDEQQEIRHKYGRVVQELGTLKIITNKLEADNKKLNRNSDQKDEFNEPEICKEKYEVMMKKVLDLENSHLERHENQLLNLMVHFRRIEGLLKEQNKKIDGFMIVLDTSKRKFRNDNDGSVPLIEFKNPEFSETVFHSTTSIKGESIPKPTFESPKLMQSSLLGVNIEPIRNKSVPIKRKSSNKLSFDAPKKLRSNCELDELIFLNDNVELKDELKKTSLIIKDGGRNEGLREKSSPDGFFSWYEDFDCSQIEERSLTGINNNDGKGEICSESTIPLNKMVSLSTKDCVDEESDVLRGSTQKRKIESFLEQKVTQTDIKMIQLNDLVSSVKKRVGFLQTETFLNEEIKTFSAYVPEKKSSGKDIVSNIINPITVHDLLTQLLKYNENYATNTTLNLQRLLEEFGDFNVSEIESNKKDQQHQINLENNDLNRIIDVQKVEIDCLKKDIEEKSRTFHESVINDRENLAKNAMLLQQYENEIDAINKKYTKAMEDLDVVMDGNKSLQNKVKNLQNCLIHHQEQSTILGIESRKSSEKIQEITSLLENADMKLIEKEEEIEKLKALNHEIVDLKQKNDELSKNLDEKDGFISNQTKEMKDLEEKLLEIMSHLDEELQENNLDKTTKNNNQNLQKIINSNKQIQQQFNNINSILSSFQVEKKKLITNNFFLQQQLKTERSSFKNEQETILNNLKHLHVEKQSLEDQLIELKEKLIKITNEENQEVLRWKSNYEDLQDKLKMCMAELKCLKENRKNNANLKVENGKLKNKLTVLNRRLIELIDARKSCVELKYSNERLKRKVDVLEKELKKEKATISNTGGLKPLVPINEERLDFEVKQEVKKEVRKLFDNFKFKENSDVSSKGSRERDEFLVKNNRVIESKGKIQDLKKSVLKSSSKPCKIPINKNPKLNKMGKIPVRVCSKCPHGIW; the protein is encoded by the coding sequence atgaaTCCAGGTGAAAAGATCGATTCGGATTTGGAAGATTTAAAGATTTCTAAAACGAAAAAAGCGTCCAATTCGGGGGATCAAATGATATTGGACGAGAAGCAAATGAGGATGgttaaaatgaaagaaacatCTTCGAGTCGAGACATTCTTATTGGGATGCTTCAAGGTCAGTTGAAAAAAATGGAGGATTTGTATAAAAAGAGTTTGGATGAGCAGCAAGAAATTCGGCATAAATATGGAAGAGTTGTGCAAGAATTGGGGACATTAAAGATTATTACCAACAAATTGGAGgctgataataaaaaattgaatcgAAATTCAGATCAAAAAGACGAGTTTAATGAACCAGAAAtttgcaaagaaaaatatgaggTGATGATGAAGAAAGTTTTAGATTTAGAAAACTCACACCTTGAAAGACACGAAAATCAATTGTTGAATTTAATGGTGCATTTTCGGAGAATTGAGGGATTGTTGAAagagcaaaataaaaaaattgatggatTTATGATTGTGTTGGAcacatcaaaaagaaaatttagaaatgaTAACGATGGAAGTGTTCCTTtaattgaattcaaaaatccGGAATTTTCTGAAACCGTGTTTCACTCCACAACTTCAATTAAAGGCGAATCAATTCCAAAACCAACGTTTGAATCCCCGAAATTGATGCAATCTTCACTTCTTGGTGTTAACATTGAGCCGATTAGAAATAAATCTGTGCCAATTAAACGAAAATCAAGCAATAAGTTAAGTTTTGATGCCCCGAAGAAGCTCCGTTCTAATTGCGAACTAGATGAATTAATCTTTTTGAATGACAACGTCGAATTAAAGGATGAACTTAAAAAGacatctttaataattaaggaTGGGGGACGAAATGAAGGTTTAAGAGAAAAATCTTCTCCGGATGGATTTTTTAGTTGGTACGAAGATTTTGATTGTTCCCAAATAGAAGAAAGATCTTTAACGGGGATAAATAATAACGATGGGAAAGGAGAAATCTGCTCGGAGTCTACGATACCTCTAAATAAGATGGTTTCTTTATCTACAAAGGATTGTGTAGATGAAGAATCTGATGTTTTAAGAGGTTCgactcaaaaaagaaaaattgaatcTTTTTTGGAACAAAAAGTCACTCAAACAGACATCAAAATGATTCAATTAAATGATTTGGTTTCTTCAGTTAAGAAAAGAGTTGGGTTTTTGCAaactgaaacatttttaaatgaagaaattaaaacgttCAGTGCTTATGTACCTGAAAAAAAGAGTTCTGGGAAAGATATTGTTTCGAACATAATAAATCCCATTACAGTTCATGAtttattaactcaattattaaaatataatgaaaattacGCAACCAACACAACATTAAACTTACAACGTCTTTTAGAAGAATTTGGCGATTTTAACGTTTCAGAAATTGAATCGAACAAAAAAGATCAAcaacatcaaattaatttagaaaataatgatttaaatagaattatcGATGTACAAAAGGTTGAaattgattgtttaaaaaaagatattgaagaaaaaagtcGCACTTTTCACGAATCTGTCATAAACGACCGTGAAAATTTAGCAAAGAATGCAATGTTGCTTCAACAATATGAGAATGAAATCGATGCAATCAATAAAAAGTATACAAAAGCTATGGAAGACTTAGATGTTGTAATGGATGGCAATAAAAGTTTgcaaaataaagttaaaaaccttcaaaactgTTTGATTCATCACCAGGAACAATCAACGATTTTAGGGATTGAATCGAGAAAGTCGTCGGAGAAAATCCAAgaaataacttctttattagaaaatgCTGATATGAAATTAATCGAAAAAGaggaagaaattgaaaaattaaaagctttaAATCATGAAATTGtcgatttaaaacaaaaaaatgatgaattatcaaaaaatttggaCGAAAAAGACGGATTCATTTCAAACCAAACGAAAGAAATGAAAGATCttgaagaaaaacttttagaaataaTGAGTCACTTAGACGAAGAGCTACAAGAAAATAACTTAGATAAAACAACCAAAAATAACAACCAGaatctacaaaaaataatcaactCTAACAAACAAATTCAACAACAATTCAACAATATTAATTCGATTCTTTCATCATTCCAAGTTgagaagaaaaagttaataacCAACAATTTCTTTCTTCAACAACAACTAAAAACAGAAAGATCTTCCTTTAAAAATGAAcaagaaacaattttaaacaacctAAAACACCTCCACGTTGAAAAGCAATCGCTTGAAGATCAATTAATCGAATTGAaagagaaattaattaaaattacaaacgAAGAAAATCAAGAAGTATTACGATGGAAAAGTAACTACGAGGATTTAcaggataaattaaaaatgtgtatggccgaattgaaatgtttaaaagaGAATCGAAAAAATAACGCGAATTTAAAAGTGGAAAATGGGAAGTTAAAGAATAAATTGACCGTGTTGAATCGACGATTAATCGAATTGATTGATGCGAGAAAAAGTTGTGTTGAGTTAAAGTATTCTAACGAGAGATTAAAAAGGAAAGTGGATGTTTTGGAGAAGGAattgaaaaaggaaaaagcTACGATTTCGAATACTGGGGGGTTAAAACCTTTAGTGCCTATTAACGAAGAACGTTTAGATTTCGAGGTGAAACAAGAAGTGAAAAAAGAAGtgagaaaattgtttgataatttcaaatttaaagagAATTCGGATGTTTCTTCGAAAGGATCGAGGGAACGGGATGagtttttagttaaaaataacag
- the LOC111424024 gene encoding putative leucine-rich repeat-containing protein DDB_G0290503 isoform X2, whose product MNPGEKIDSDLEDLKISKTKKASNSGDQMILDEKQMRMVKMKETSSSRDILIGMLQGQLKKMEDLYKKSLDEQQEIRHKYGRVVQELGTLKIITNKLEADNKKLNRNSDQKDEFNEPEICKEKYEVMMKKVLDLENSHLERHENQLLNLMVHFRRIEGLLKEQNKKIDGFMIVLDTSKRKFRNDNDGSVPLIEFKNPEFSETVFHSTTSIKGESIPKPTFESPKLMQSSLLGVNIEPIRNKSVPIKRKSSNKLSFDAPKKLRSNCELDELIFLNDNVELKDELKKTSLIIKDGGRNEGLREKSSPDGFFSWYEDFDCSQIEERSLTGINNNDGKGEICSESTIPLNKMVSLSTKDCVDEESDVLRGSTQKRKIESFLEQKVTQTDIKMIQLNDLVSSVKKRVGFLQTETFLNEEIKTFSAYVPEKKSSGKDIVSNIINPITVHDLLTQLLKYNENYATNTTLNLQRLLEEFGDFNVSEIESNKKDQQHQINLENNDLNRIIDVQKVEIDCLKKDIEEKSRTFHESVINDRENLAKNAMLLQQYENEIDAINKKYTKAMEDLDVVMDGNKSLQNKVKNLQNCLIHHQEQSTILGIESRKSSEKIQEITSLLENADMKLIEKEEEIEKLKALNHEIVDLKQKNDELSKNLDEKDGFISNQTKEMKDLEEKLLEIMSHLDEELQENNLDKTTKNNNQNLQKIINSNKQIQQQFNNINSILSSFQVEKKKLITNNFFLQQQLKTERSSFKNEQETILNNLKHLHVEKQSLEDQLIELKEKLIKITNEENQEVLRWKSNYEDLQDKLKMCMAELKCLKENRKNNANLKVENGKLKNKLTVLNRRLIELIDARKSCVELKYSNERLKRKVDVLEKELKKEKATISNTGGLKPLVPINEERLDFEVKQEVKKEVRKLFDNFKFKENSDVSSKGSRERDEFLVKNNRVIESKGKIQDLKKSVLKSSSKPCKIPINKNPKLNKMGKIPVRVCSKCPHV is encoded by the coding sequence atgaaTCCAGGTGAAAAGATCGATTCGGATTTGGAAGATTTAAAGATTTCTAAAACGAAAAAAGCGTCCAATTCGGGGGATCAAATGATATTGGACGAGAAGCAAATGAGGATGgttaaaatgaaagaaacatCTTCGAGTCGAGACATTCTTATTGGGATGCTTCAAGGTCAGTTGAAAAAAATGGAGGATTTGTATAAAAAGAGTTTGGATGAGCAGCAAGAAATTCGGCATAAATATGGAAGAGTTGTGCAAGAATTGGGGACATTAAAGATTATTACCAACAAATTGGAGgctgataataaaaaattgaatcgAAATTCAGATCAAAAAGACGAGTTTAATGAACCAGAAAtttgcaaagaaaaatatgaggTGATGATGAAGAAAGTTTTAGATTTAGAAAACTCACACCTTGAAAGACACGAAAATCAATTGTTGAATTTAATGGTGCATTTTCGGAGAATTGAGGGATTGTTGAAagagcaaaataaaaaaattgatggatTTATGATTGTGTTGGAcacatcaaaaagaaaatttagaaatgaTAACGATGGAAGTGTTCCTTtaattgaattcaaaaatccGGAATTTTCTGAAACCGTGTTTCACTCCACAACTTCAATTAAAGGCGAATCAATTCCAAAACCAACGTTTGAATCCCCGAAATTGATGCAATCTTCACTTCTTGGTGTTAACATTGAGCCGATTAGAAATAAATCTGTGCCAATTAAACGAAAATCAAGCAATAAGTTAAGTTTTGATGCCCCGAAGAAGCTCCGTTCTAATTGCGAACTAGATGAATTAATCTTTTTGAATGACAACGTCGAATTAAAGGATGAACTTAAAAAGacatctttaataattaaggaTGGGGGACGAAATGAAGGTTTAAGAGAAAAATCTTCTCCGGATGGATTTTTTAGTTGGTACGAAGATTTTGATTGTTCCCAAATAGAAGAAAGATCTTTAACGGGGATAAATAATAACGATGGGAAAGGAGAAATCTGCTCGGAGTCTACGATACCTCTAAATAAGATGGTTTCTTTATCTACAAAGGATTGTGTAGATGAAGAATCTGATGTTTTAAGAGGTTCgactcaaaaaagaaaaattgaatcTTTTTTGGAACAAAAAGTCACTCAAACAGACATCAAAATGATTCAATTAAATGATTTGGTTTCTTCAGTTAAGAAAAGAGTTGGGTTTTTGCAaactgaaacatttttaaatgaagaaattaaaacgttCAGTGCTTATGTACCTGAAAAAAAGAGTTCTGGGAAAGATATTGTTTCGAACATAATAAATCCCATTACAGTTCATGAtttattaactcaattattaaaatataatgaaaattacGCAACCAACACAACATTAAACTTACAACGTCTTTTAGAAGAATTTGGCGATTTTAACGTTTCAGAAATTGAATCGAACAAAAAAGATCAAcaacatcaaattaatttagaaaataatgatttaaatagaattatcGATGTACAAAAGGTTGAaattgattgtttaaaaaaagatattgaagaaaaaagtcGCACTTTTCACGAATCTGTCATAAACGACCGTGAAAATTTAGCAAAGAATGCAATGTTGCTTCAACAATATGAGAATGAAATCGATGCAATCAATAAAAAGTATACAAAAGCTATGGAAGACTTAGATGTTGTAATGGATGGCAATAAAAGTTTgcaaaataaagttaaaaaccttcaaaactgTTTGATTCATCACCAGGAACAATCAACGATTTTAGGGATTGAATCGAGAAAGTCGTCGGAGAAAATCCAAgaaataacttctttattagaaaatgCTGATATGAAATTAATCGAAAAAGaggaagaaattgaaaaattaaaagctttaAATCATGAAATTGtcgatttaaaacaaaaaaatgatgaattatcaaaaaatttggaCGAAAAAGACGGATTCATTTCAAACCAAACGAAAGAAATGAAAGATCttgaagaaaaacttttagaaataaTGAGTCACTTAGACGAAGAGCTACAAGAAAATAACTTAGATAAAACAACCAAAAATAACAACCAGaatctacaaaaaataatcaactCTAACAAACAAATTCAACAACAATTCAACAATATTAATTCGATTCTTTCATCATTCCAAGTTgagaagaaaaagttaataacCAACAATTTCTTTCTTCAACAACAACTAAAAACAGAAAGATCTTCCTTTAAAAATGAAcaagaaacaattttaaacaacctAAAACACCTCCACGTTGAAAAGCAATCGCTTGAAGATCAATTAATCGAATTGAaagagaaattaattaaaattacaaacgAAGAAAATCAAGAAGTATTACGATGGAAAAGTAACTACGAGGATTTAcaggataaattaaaaatgtgtatggccgaattgaaatgtttaaaagaGAATCGAAAAAATAACGCGAATTTAAAAGTGGAAAATGGGAAGTTAAAGAATAAATTGACCGTGTTGAATCGACGATTAATCGAATTGATTGATGCGAGAAAAAGTTGTGTTGAGTTAAAGTATTCTAACGAGAGATTAAAAAGGAAAGTGGATGTTTTGGAGAAGGAattgaaaaaggaaaaagcTACGATTTCGAATACTGGGGGGTTAAAACCTTTAGTGCCTATTAACGAAGAACGTTTAGATTTCGAGGTGAAACAAGAAGTGAAAAAAGAAGtgagaaaattgtttgataatttcaaatttaaagagAATTCGGATGTTTCTTCGAAAGGATCGAGGGAACGGGATGagtttttagttaaaaataacag
- the LOC111424025 gene encoding uncharacterized protein isoform X2 has protein sequence MVIKTAEAYMFFKRKRKDGKIFRPHEKIRFLPNSVTNWVSKPDLLMYNRMRYNCFYIDAVVDNKPPLMNPNKYIKVSRLRGDVDRLQQIDEQNKALIKRINWVNRNGGKVDSYNPLAYASCSKWDAYLTKMSYMTKQNLFIYKRLQNVESKYPKSVLDEEWKYNLNKLKHMAKYTLQMFLTKSVDQTVNEMPSISNLEQVDQDSKRKRPRCYFDFKIKDGISMGRIIIELYNDVCPKTCENFLSICKGNKGLHYKSCKVYNVVKGQYLEMGDITLNNGRGGCSIYGDRFLEEEHRLKHSKPGVVSMVPIDTMYNNSKFSITFEAQERLDSKRVAFGRVIKGMKTIYHIQDLRKKVGSPIVPIFIEKCGQIKKRNIK, from the exons aTGGTTATAAAAACTGCTGAAGCGTAcatgttttttaaaagaaaaaggaaagaTGGCAAAATATTTCGTCCGCACGAAAAAATTCGATTTCTTCCTAATTCAGTTACGAATTGGGTTTCAAAACCGGATTTATTAATGTACAATAGAATGCGATATAAC TGTTTTTACATCGACGCCGTTGTTGATAATAAACCACCACTTATGAACccaaataaatacataaaagtAAGTAGACTTAGAGGGGATGTTGACCGGTTGCAACAAATCGATGAGCAAAATAAAGCGttgattaaaagaattaattggGTAAATCGAAATGGT gGTAAAGTTGATTCGTATAATCCGTTGGCTTATGCGTCATGTTCAAAATGGGACGCTTATCTAACTAAGATGAGTTATATGACAAAACAAAATCTCTTCATTTACAAAAGATTACAAAATGTTGAGTCAAAGTACCCAAAATCTGTGTTAGATGAAGAATGGAAATATAATctcaacaaattaaaacacaTGGCTAAGTATACATTACAAATGTTTCTAACGAAAAGTGTGGATCAAACGGTTAACGAAATGCCCTCTATAAGCAACTTAGAACAGGTCGATCAAGATTCGAAAAGGAAACGACCCCGTTGTTATTTcgactttaaaattaaagacgGAATATCAATGGGAAGGATAATTATTGAACTTTACAACGATGTTTGTCCAAAAACTTGCGAAAACTTTTTAAGTATTTGTAAAGGAAACAAAGGTCTTCATTACAAATCTTGTAAAGTTTACAACGTTGTGAAAGGTCAATATTTAGAAATGGGAGATATTACTTTAAATAACGGCAGAGGGGGTTGTAGCATTTACGGAGACCGTTTTCTTGAAGAGGAGCACCGTTTAAAACACTCGAAACCGGGTGTTGTTTCGATGGTTCCCATTGACACAATGTACAACAATTCCAAGTTTTCTATAACCTTCGAAGCCCAAGAACGATTAGATTCGAAGAGAGTCGCTTTTGGACGAGTCATTAAAGGAATGAAAACGATTTATCATATTCAGGATCTCAGAAAAAAGGTTGGGTCACCGATCGTAccaatttttatcgaaaaatgtggCCAAATCAAAAAGAGGaatattaagtaa
- the LOC111424025 gene encoding uncharacterized protein isoform X1, with protein sequence MVLGRFEKMEKRARAIRRRKVFIPTKIPRYLPGEVPDNDLKRDLTIYNQHKARCFYIDAVVDNKPPLMNPNKYIKVSRLRGDVDRLQQIDEQNKALIKRINWVNRNGGKVDSYNPLAYASCSKWDAYLTKMSYMTKQNLFIYKRLQNVESKYPKSVLDEEWKYNLNKLKHMAKYTLQMFLTKSVDQTVNEMPSISNLEQVDQDSKRKRPRCYFDFKIKDGISMGRIIIELYNDVCPKTCENFLSICKGNKGLHYKSCKVYNVVKGQYLEMGDITLNNGRGGCSIYGDRFLEEEHRLKHSKPGVVSMVPIDTMYNNSKFSITFEAQERLDSKRVAFGRVIKGMKTIYHIQDLRKKVGSPIVPIFIEKCGQIKKRNIK encoded by the exons atggtGTTGGgaagatttgaaaaaatggaaaaacgGGCTCGGGCTATCAGAAGACGAAAAGTTTTCATACCAACAAAAATACCGAGATATTTGCCCGGGGAAGTCCCCGATAACGACTTAAAGCGCGATCTCACTATTTACAATCAACACAAAGCTCGA TGTTTTTACATCGACGCCGTTGTTGATAATAAACCACCACTTATGAACccaaataaatacataaaagtAAGTAGACTTAGAGGGGATGTTGACCGGTTGCAACAAATCGATGAGCAAAATAAAGCGttgattaaaagaattaattggGTAAATCGAAATGGT gGTAAAGTTGATTCGTATAATCCGTTGGCTTATGCGTCATGTTCAAAATGGGACGCTTATCTAACTAAGATGAGTTATATGACAAAACAAAATCTCTTCATTTACAAAAGATTACAAAATGTTGAGTCAAAGTACCCAAAATCTGTGTTAGATGAAGAATGGAAATATAATctcaacaaattaaaacacaTGGCTAAGTATACATTACAAATGTTTCTAACGAAAAGTGTGGATCAAACGGTTAACGAAATGCCCTCTATAAGCAACTTAGAACAGGTCGATCAAGATTCGAAAAGGAAACGACCCCGTTGTTATTTcgactttaaaattaaagacgGAATATCAATGGGAAGGATAATTATTGAACTTTACAACGATGTTTGTCCAAAAACTTGCGAAAACTTTTTAAGTATTTGTAAAGGAAACAAAGGTCTTCATTACAAATCTTGTAAAGTTTACAACGTTGTGAAAGGTCAATATTTAGAAATGGGAGATATTACTTTAAATAACGGCAGAGGGGGTTGTAGCATTTACGGAGACCGTTTTCTTGAAGAGGAGCACCGTTTAAAACACTCGAAACCGGGTGTTGTTTCGATGGTTCCCATTGACACAATGTACAACAATTCCAAGTTTTCTATAACCTTCGAAGCCCAAGAACGATTAGATTCGAAGAGAGTCGCTTTTGGACGAGTCATTAAAGGAATGAAAACGATTTATCATATTCAGGATCTCAGAAAAAAGGTTGGGTCACCGATCGTAccaatttttatcgaaaaatgtggCCAAATCAAAAAGAGGaatattaagtaa
- the LOC111424053 gene encoding uncharacterized protein, which translates to MDLPPLKKPKVFKLAKMPRFLPGEVPDNEMIRDLKTFNQHRHRCFFCESVVDNKPPPMNPNKYIRVSRIRADAARLEQINVENKALVRKINIINRMGGKLDTFNPLAYAQCSRWGAHVTNMHYIATENKKIYKRLSSVESNYPNSDLEKEWQNNLNKLKHMARYTLQMFITKTLDQTINAMPSISNLQLFGIKPKKKKRPHCFIDFRIKDGIPMGRIIIELYNDVCPRTCENFISICNGNKGLHYKCCKVYNVVKGQYFETGDVTLNNGRGGCSIYGFRFPEETHLLSHTKPGVVSMVPVERTFNDSRFSITFEAQDHLDRKRVVFGKVVQGMKTIYHIQDLGRKVGAPIVPIIIAACGNIKRKRRK; encoded by the exons ATGGATCTTCCACCACTAAAAAAACCAAAGGTTTTTAAACTCGCAAAAATGCCGAGATTTTTACCTGGCGAAGTTCCCGATAATGAAATGATACGTGATCTTAAAACCTTTAACCAACACAGACATCGA tgctTTTTTTGTGAATCTGTCGTCGATAATAAACCACCGCCAATGAAcccaaataaatatataagagTGAGCAGAATTAGGGCTGATGCTGCAAGACTGGAACaaatcaatgtagagaataaAGCGTTGgttcgaaaaattaatattataaatcgAATGGGCGGAAAACTTGATACATTCAATCCGTTAGCTTATGCACAATGCTCGAGATGGGGTGCTCATGTAACAAACATGCATTACATTGCaacagaaaacaaaaaaatttacaaaagatTATCATCCGTTGAATCCAATTATCCAAATTCAGATCTCGAAAAAGAATGGCAAAATaaccttaataaattaaaacatatgGCCCGATACACTTTAcaaatgtttattacaaagACTTTAGATCAAACTATAAATGCAATGCCTTCTATAAGTAATTTACAATTATTCGGGATAAAACCAAAGAAGAAAAAACGACCTCATTGTTTCATCGATTTTAGAATCAAAGACGGTATTCCAATGGGTAGAATAATCATAGAACTTTATAACGATGTTTGTCCGAGAACTTGTGAAAACTTTATAAGTATTTGCAATGGAAACAAAGGGCTTCACTACAAATGTTGCAAAGTTTACAACGTCGTAAAGGGACAATACTTCGAAACCGGAGATGTTACACTAAATAACGGCAGAGGAGGTTGTAGTATTTACGGGTTTCGTTTTCCCGAGGAGACACACCTTTTAAGTCATACAAAACCCGGTGTTGTTTCGATGGTTCCCGTTGAAAGAACTTTCAACGATTCGAGATTTTCGATAACATTCGAAGCCCAGGATCATTTAGATCGGAAAAGAGTGGTTTTCGGGAAAGTTGTTCAAGGAATGAAAACGATTTATCACATTCAAGATCTTGGAAGGAAAGTTGGGGCTCCTATCGTACCGATTATAATCGCTGCATGTGGTAATATCAAACGTAAGAGACGTAAATGA